In Tachysurus fulvidraco isolate hzauxx_2018 chromosome 25, HZAU_PFXX_2.0, whole genome shotgun sequence, the following proteins share a genomic window:
- the bloc1s5 gene encoding biogenesis of lysosome-related organelles complex 1 subunit 5 isoform X2, with protein MDKIAHDVGDIQSRLLDHRPVLQGEIRYFVREFEEKRGFRECRLLENLNKLVIETNEQVLPRCTKTMHGNLLDALSRLEAVTRMTQRIQERELETHSMILQEGVEKRRADWQDFVKQQSWLKEEVDEEHAKAVGRLSTQYSEIRKDLAKFSHF; from the exons ATGGACAAAATAGCCCACG ATGTTGGTGACATTCAGTCAAGGTTGCTGGACCATAGGCCAGTCCTACAAGGAGAGATCAGGTATTTTGTACGAGAATTTGAG GAGAAGCGAGGCTTTAGGGAGTGTCGTCTATTAGAAAACTTGAACAAGCTGGTGATTGAGACCAATGAGCAAGTATTGCCCAGGTGCACCAAGACCATGCATGGAAATTTACTTGACGCTCTCAGTCGCT TGGAAGCTGTAACTCGTATGACGCAGAGAATCCAGGAGAGGGAGCTAGAAACACAT agcatGATTCTTCAGGAGGGTGTGGAGAAACGCAGAGCAGACTGGCAGGACTTTGTGAAACAGCAATCTTGGCTAAAGGAGGAGGTGGATGAAGAACATGCTAAAGCTGTGGGAAGACTCAGTACACAGTACAGTGAGATAAGGAAAGACCTTGCCAAGTTTTCCCATTTCTGA
- the bloc1s5 gene encoding biogenesis of lysosome-related organelles complex 1 subunit 5 isoform X1, which translates to MDKIAHADVGDIQSRLLDHRPVLQGEIRYFVREFEEKRGFRECRLLENLNKLVIETNEQVLPRCTKTMHGNLLDALSRLEAVTRMTQRIQERELETHSMILQEGVEKRRADWQDFVKQQSWLKEEVDEEHAKAVGRLSTQYSEIRKDLAKFSHF; encoded by the exons ATGGACAAAATAGCCCACG CAGATGTTGGTGACATTCAGTCAAGGTTGCTGGACCATAGGCCAGTCCTACAAGGAGAGATCAGGTATTTTGTACGAGAATTTGAG GAGAAGCGAGGCTTTAGGGAGTGTCGTCTATTAGAAAACTTGAACAAGCTGGTGATTGAGACCAATGAGCAAGTATTGCCCAGGTGCACCAAGACCATGCATGGAAATTTACTTGACGCTCTCAGTCGCT TGGAAGCTGTAACTCGTATGACGCAGAGAATCCAGGAGAGGGAGCTAGAAACACAT agcatGATTCTTCAGGAGGGTGTGGAGAAACGCAGAGCAGACTGGCAGGACTTTGTGAAACAGCAATCTTGGCTAAAGGAGGAGGTGGATGAAGAACATGCTAAAGCTGTGGGAAGACTCAGTACACAGTACAGTGAGATAAGGAAAGACCTTGCCAAGTTTTCCCATTTCTGA